The following proteins are co-located in the Hydrogenophaga sp. RAC07 genome:
- a CDS encoding branched-chain amino acid ABC transporter permease, translating into MNSRQFLIRDLLVLFGLTGWALALPSFASEFAVSMALTCLMYIALSSSWALFCGTTRYLSLATSAFFGIGAYTSAILLEQLSWVQAIAMGSLIAAAVAVVMGAAVLHLRGTYFAVLTFGMTELIRHAISYFEKSVTGTVGRVLMVVPERDTIYLTVLALAVITVALSITIRRTRFGLAMLGIGADEQRAQTLGVNTRWVKVAGFALTAAVAGAVGAAMSVRWTYIDPHTVFNPFIGFQTVLIALIGGAATLWGPLIAAIVFSVLAETLRLQVPQIYMMSLGLLLILSVLYLPGGLASLRAETFRGWRDGAKAWWIETRDDLSGETKRRKQLEKSLRERRDVF; encoded by the coding sequence ATGAACTCCCGTCAATTCCTCATCCGCGACCTGCTGGTCCTCTTCGGCCTCACCGGCTGGGCCTTGGCGTTGCCCAGCTTCGCCAGCGAGTTCGCCGTGTCCATGGCACTCACCTGCCTGATGTACATCGCGCTGTCGTCGAGCTGGGCGCTGTTCTGCGGCACCACGCGCTATTTGTCGCTGGCCACCTCGGCCTTCTTCGGCATCGGGGCGTACACCAGCGCCATCCTGCTGGAGCAGTTGTCGTGGGTGCAGGCCATCGCCATGGGCTCCCTGATCGCGGCAGCGGTGGCCGTGGTCATGGGCGCGGCCGTGCTGCACCTTCGCGGCACCTATTTCGCGGTGCTCACCTTCGGCATGACCGAACTCATCCGCCACGCCATCAGCTACTTCGAAAAGAGCGTCACCGGCACCGTGGGCCGCGTGCTCATGGTGGTGCCCGAGCGCGACACCATCTACCTCACCGTGCTCGCGCTCGCGGTGATCACGGTGGCGCTGTCCATCACCATCCGGCGCACGCGGTTTGGTCTGGCCATGCTCGGCATCGGGGCCGACGAGCAGCGCGCCCAGACGCTGGGTGTCAACACGCGCTGGGTCAAGGTGGCGGGCTTCGCGCTCACCGCCGCCGTGGCCGGTGCGGTGGGTGCGGCCATGTCGGTGCGCTGGACCTACATCGACCCGCACACCGTGTTCAACCCCTTCATCGGTTTCCAGACCGTGCTGATCGCACTCATCGGCGGCGCGGCCACGCTGTGGGGCCCGCTCATCGCGGCCATCGTCTTCAGCGTGCTGGCCGAAACCCTGCGCCTGCAGGTGCCGCAGATCTACATGATGTCGCTGGGCTTGCTGCTCATCCTCTCGGTGCTGTACCTGCCCGGTGGTCTGGCGTCGCTGCGCGCCGAGACCTTCCGCGGCTGGCGCGATGGCGCCAAGGCGTGGTGGATCGAAACGCGCGACGACCTGAGCGGTGAGACCAAGCGTCGCAAGCAACTCGAGAAAAGCCTGAGGGAGCGCCGCGATGTCTTCTGA
- a CDS encoding branched-chain amino acid ABC transporter permease — translation MSFSAWLELLASGLITGGIYALVALGLNLQYGLMRILNIAHGEFLMVGAYLTWMAQTSLGLNPLFMVPVSFAMLFVLGWVIHRLCFRRLTVTSPNLDIFEARGLMVAFGLMFLVQNFASWMWGGDLRGYDFLTEPVQMPLPDGTAQFAGNKLLVFALALLFSGALIVLMRTTLLGKGVRALMQSPTGAQLMGINTQRLHPLMFGIGLGLSGVAGCLISMSYTISPSMGEPYTITALIVITLGGFGSMGGALAGGLLLGVIEALGMHFTNPSLKALLSYVVFISVLLLRPEGLFTRKSRKS, via the coding sequence ATGTCTTTCTCCGCCTGGCTCGAACTCCTCGCCTCCGGTCTCATCACCGGTGGCATCTATGCGCTCGTCGCGCTCGGGCTGAACCTGCAGTACGGGCTGATGCGCATCCTCAACATCGCGCACGGCGAGTTCCTCATGGTGGGGGCGTACCTTACGTGGATGGCGCAGACCTCGCTCGGGCTCAATCCGCTCTTCATGGTGCCGGTGTCGTTCGCCATGCTGTTCGTGCTGGGCTGGGTGATCCACCGCCTGTGTTTCCGCCGCCTCACCGTCACCTCGCCCAACCTCGACATCTTTGAAGCGCGCGGGCTCATGGTGGCCTTTGGCCTCATGTTCCTGGTGCAGAACTTCGCTTCGTGGATGTGGGGCGGCGACCTGCGCGGTTACGACTTTCTCACCGAGCCGGTGCAGATGCCGCTGCCCGACGGCACCGCGCAGTTCGCCGGCAACAAGCTGCTGGTGTTCGCGCTGGCCCTGCTGTTCTCGGGCGCGCTCATCGTGCTGATGCGCACCACGCTGCTGGGCAAGGGCGTGCGCGCGCTCATGCAGTCGCCCACCGGCGCGCAGCTCATGGGCATCAACACGCAGCGCCTGCACCCGCTCATGTTCGGCATCGGCCTGGGCCTCTCGGGTGTGGCCGGTTGTCTGATTTCGATGTCGTACACCATCTCTCCGTCGATGGGCGAGCCGTACACCATCACCGCGCTCATCGTCATCACGCTGGGCGGCTTCGGCAGCATGGGCGGCGCGCTCGCTGGTGGCCTGCTGCTCGGCGTGATCGAAGCCCTGGGCATGCACTTCACCAACCCCTCGCTCAAGGCCTTGTTGAGCTACGTGGTCTTTATCAGCGTGCTGCTTCTGCGGCCTGAAGGACTCTTCACCAGAAAGAGCCGCAAGTCATGA
- a CDS encoding amino acid ABC transporter substrate-binding protein — protein sequence MVQANRRLVIKSAAAAVGAMSFAPQLLAQSAPVRIGYSMSRTGPWTGGAQVSQEPNYLLWAEQQNAAGGLDVKGVKRQIELISSDDRSDTETVVRTYEKLMGSDKVDLVLPPWGSNANFAVAPLANRFQYPFLAPTALSRRLVEMRLPYFFLLLQQPAPMTNALVDMLKANGVKTVALIYVDDLFGLENYAAFKVALQGSGITMVEDKSYPGGVKDLSPVLRSMKDKNPDAFVGFTYPPDTILASRQAKEVGFNPKFFYASVGTAFQLYRNVMTPAGAEGVLGMGSWNSKTSPGAKAYFDAHTKKFAGKEPDRWASGACWAGLEILTNAVKAQGLDRKAIRDYVAGTTHKTIIGDVKFNGSENVGTPGTVGQWQNGEFEVVWPKSVATAALNPNKPAWK from the coding sequence ATGGTTCAAGCCAATCGCCGTCTGGTCATCAAGAGCGCCGCCGCCGCGGTGGGCGCCATGTCCTTCGCTCCCCAGCTCCTGGCGCAGTCCGCGCCGGTGCGCATCGGGTATTCGATGTCGCGCACCGGCCCCTGGACGGGCGGCGCGCAGGTGAGCCAGGAGCCCAACTACCTGCTCTGGGCCGAGCAGCAGAACGCCGCGGGTGGCCTCGACGTGAAGGGCGTCAAGCGCCAGATCGAACTCATCAGCAGCGACGACCGCAGCGACACCGAGACCGTCGTGCGCACCTACGAAAAACTCATGGGCAGCGACAAGGTCGACCTGGTGCTGCCGCCCTGGGGCTCCAACGCCAACTTCGCCGTGGCCCCGCTGGCCAACCGCTTCCAGTACCCGTTCCTCGCGCCCACCGCGCTGTCGCGCCGCCTGGTCGAGATGCGCCTGCCGTACTTCTTCCTGTTGCTGCAGCAGCCCGCGCCCATGACCAACGCGCTGGTCGACATGCTCAAGGCGAACGGTGTGAAGACCGTGGCACTGATCTACGTGGACGACCTGTTCGGCCTGGAGAACTACGCCGCCTTCAAGGTGGCGCTGCAGGGCAGCGGCATCACCATGGTGGAAGACAAGAGCTACCCCGGTGGCGTGAAAGACCTCTCGCCGGTGTTGCGCTCCATGAAGGACAAGAACCCCGACGCCTTCGTGGGTTTCACCTACCCGCCCGACACCATCCTGGCCAGCCGTCAGGCCAAGGAAGTGGGCTTCAACCCGAAGTTTTTCTACGCCTCGGTGGGCACGGCCTTCCAGCTCTACCGCAACGTGATGACCCCGGCGGGCGCCGAAGGCGTGCTGGGCATGGGTTCGTGGAACAGCAAGACCAGCCCCGGCGCCAAGGCCTACTTCGACGCCCACACCAAGAAGTTCGCCGGCAAGGAACCCGACCGCTGGGCCAGCGGTGCCTGCTGGGCCGGCCTGGAAATCCTCACCAACGCGGTGAAGGCCCAGGGCCTGGACCGCAAGGCCATCCGCGACTACGTGGCGGGCACGACCCACAAAACCATCATCGGCGACGTCAAGTTCAACGGCAGCGAAAACGTGGGCACACCGGGCACGGTGGGTCAGTGGCAGAACGGTGAGTTCGAGGTGGTGTGGCCGAAGTCGGTCGCAACGGCAGCGTTGAACCCCAACAAGCCCGCCTGGAAGTGA
- a CDS encoding helix-turn-helix domain-containing protein, protein MTAASVMSTDSVEPIERAAIWRDWIWTHFGGLESDLYGDTGFDGHMSASTAGDVVLTKLEANRHRVLKSPQLARANDRAYLKIVAPWQGSAAVQQQGREAWVRPGGWAIYDTTGSYEIANPERVEHLIVMLPKEQLTERGIKLEPLMARHVGGVSGIARVALETMRSTYQELPQMSETAARGAGELIVELVRLSLQELAGRESNVTQLEAFRDRIREHIGQHLRDPSLTLDHIAQALNCSKRHLHNAFSAEEDTPAHYIQRQRIQACMRELGQTGGAQRTITDIAFSWGFNNTAHFSRVFREHTGVSPSDFREAAQQRA, encoded by the coding sequence ATGACAGCCGCCTCCGTGATGAGCACCGACAGCGTCGAACCGATCGAGCGCGCCGCCATCTGGCGCGACTGGATCTGGACGCACTTCGGCGGGCTGGAATCCGACCTCTACGGAGACACCGGTTTTGATGGCCACATGAGCGCATCCACCGCCGGCGATGTGGTGCTCACCAAACTCGAAGCCAACCGCCACCGCGTGTTGAAAAGTCCGCAACTGGCGCGCGCCAACGACCGTGCCTACCTCAAGATCGTGGCGCCGTGGCAGGGCAGCGCAGCGGTGCAGCAGCAGGGCCGCGAGGCCTGGGTGCGGCCCGGCGGCTGGGCCATCTACGACACCACGGGCAGCTACGAAATCGCCAACCCCGAGCGCGTGGAACACCTGATCGTGATGCTGCCCAAGGAACAGCTGACCGAGCGTGGCATCAAACTGGAGCCATTGATGGCGCGCCATGTGGGCGGCGTGAGCGGCATCGCCCGCGTGGCGCTGGAGACCATGCGCAGCACCTACCAGGAGCTGCCGCAGATGAGCGAGACGGCGGCGCGGGGCGCGGGTGAGTTGATCGTGGAACTGGTGCGTTTGTCCTTGCAGGAACTCGCGGGCCGCGAGAGCAACGTGACCCAGCTCGAAGCCTTTCGCGACCGCATCCGCGAACACATCGGCCAGCACCTGCGCGACCCCTCACTCACGCTCGACCACATCGCGCAAGCGCTCAACTGCAGCAAGCGCCACCTGCACAACGCCTTCAGCGCCGAAGAGGACACGCCCGCGCACTACATCCAGCGCCAGCGCATCCAGGCCTGCATGCGGGAGCTGGGCCAGACCGGCGGCGCGCAACGCACCATCACCGACATCGCGTTCTCCTGGGGCTTCAACAACACGGCGCATTTCAGCCGGGTGTTTCGGGAGCACACGGGCGTGTCGCCCAGCGATTTTCGGGAAGCGGCCCAGCAGCGCGCCTGA
- the holA gene encoding DNA polymerase III subunit delta yields the protein MQIVANQLAAQLQRGLKSLYTLHGDEPLLIQEAADAIRVVAREQGCGERTVHTVAGAHFDWGEVLASGGSMSLFSDKQLIEIRIPSGKPGKDGSQALQQIAQSAENNDSTVTVVILPRLDMATQKGAWFAALDSFGTVVRVEAVDRKSLPQWIAQRLQTQGQRVVAGEEGQRTLQFFADRVEGNLLAAHQEIQKLALLHPTGELSLEQVESAVLNVARYDAFKLAEAVLGGQSVRVQRMLDGLQAEGEAPVLVHWALSEDIRTLHRVRTALDAGRPLPMALRENRVWGVKEKLMERALPLLNMATLTKWLDDAHTVDGIVKGLKSPGWPADPWQALQQMAMKVTLGCSLR from the coding sequence ATGCAGATCGTTGCCAACCAGCTCGCCGCCCAGCTGCAACGCGGCCTGAAAAGCCTCTACACGCTGCACGGCGACGAACCCTTGCTGATCCAGGAAGCGGCCGACGCGATTCGCGTGGTGGCGCGCGAGCAGGGCTGCGGTGAGCGCACGGTGCACACCGTCGCGGGCGCGCACTTCGACTGGGGTGAGGTGCTGGCCAGCGGCGGCTCCATGAGCCTGTTTTCCGACAAACAGCTGATCGAGATCCGCATCCCCTCGGGCAAGCCCGGCAAGGACGGTTCGCAGGCACTGCAGCAGATCGCACAGAGCGCCGAGAACAACGACAGCACGGTCACGGTGGTGATCCTGCCCCGTCTGGACATGGCCACGCAAAAGGGCGCCTGGTTCGCCGCGCTCGACAGCTTCGGCACCGTGGTGCGCGTGGAAGCGGTGGACCGCAAGTCTTTGCCACAGTGGATCGCGCAGCGCCTGCAGACACAGGGCCAGCGCGTGGTGGCGGGTGAAGAAGGGCAGCGCACGCTGCAGTTTTTTGCCGACCGGGTGGAGGGCAACCTGCTCGCCGCGCACCAGGAGATCCAGAAGCTCGCGCTGCTGCACCCGACGGGCGAGTTGTCGCTGGAGCAGGTGGAATCGGCTGTGCTCAACGTGGCGCGTTATGACGCGTTCAAGCTGGCCGAGGCGGTGCTGGGCGGGCAGAGTGTGCGTGTGCAGCGCATGCTCGACGGCCTGCAGGCCGAGGGCGAAGCACCGGTGCTGGTGCACTGGGCGCTGTCCGAAGACATCCGCACCTTGCACCGCGTGCGCACCGCGCTGGACGCCGGCCGCCCGCTGCCCATGGCGCTGCGCGAGAACCGGGTGTGGGGCGTGAAGGAGAAGCTCATGGAGCGCGCGCTGCCGCTGCTCAACATGGCCACCCTCACGAAATGGCTGGACGATGCGCACACGGTGGACGGCATCGTCAAAGGCCTCAAGTCACCTGGTTGGCCGGCCGATCCCTGGCAGGCCTTGCAGCAGATGGCGATGAAAGTGACGCTGGGCTGCAGCCTGCGTTGA
- a CDS encoding LPS-assembly lipoprotein LptE, with protein MTNQRSTNPRRRVWLQLALGATALGLSGCGFALRKAPTFAFDTLRLQGMEGTQVSRELREALQANGIRVLTSTTPATGPGAQTGQAVLTVLTDQRERVVVGQTAAGQVRELQLRTRFVFRLRTPTDKILIDDTELLLERDISFNETQVLAKDAEEQLLYRDMRSDIVQQVVRRLAAVKTL; from the coding sequence ATGACGAACCAACGCTCCACGAATCCTCGCCGCCGCGTCTGGCTGCAGCTGGCCCTGGGCGCGACCGCGCTGGGCCTCTCGGGCTGCGGCTTTGCGCTGCGCAAGGCGCCGACCTTCGCGTTCGACACGCTGCGCCTGCAAGGCATGGAGGGCACGCAGGTGAGCCGCGAACTGCGCGAGGCGCTGCAAGCCAACGGGATCCGTGTGCTCACCTCGACCACACCCGCTACCGGCCCCGGCGCCCAGACGGGGCAAGCCGTGCTCACGGTGCTCACCGACCAGCGCGAGCGTGTGGTGGTGGGCCAGACGGCGGCCGGCCAGGTGCGTGAACTGCAGTTGCGCACGCGCTTCGTGTTTCGCCTGCGCACGCCCACCGACAAGATCCTGATCGACGACACCGAGCTGCTGCTCGAGCGCGACATCAGCTTCAACGAAACCCAGGTGCTCGCCAAGGACGCCGAAGAACAGCTGCTCTACCGCGACATGCGCAGCGACATCGTGCAACAGGTGGTGCGGCGCCTGGCCGCGGTGAAGACGCTCTGA